One Actinomadura viridis genomic region harbors:
- a CDS encoding MaoC family dehydratase N-terminal domain-containing protein, with protein sequence MPLNRDFIGRSFPPSDPYEVSRVKIREFADAIGDGNPIYRDPEAAKAAGHPDVIAPPTFPIVVSLGNPALADPALGLNYAMVVHGEQRFEYTRPVRAGDVLVCTSTITEIRSIGNNEKMVVETEIATPEGEPVCKTYNTIVERGA encoded by the coding sequence ATGCCACTCAACCGTGATTTCATCGGGCGGAGTTTCCCGCCCAGCGACCCCTACGAGGTGAGCCGGGTGAAGATCCGGGAGTTCGCGGACGCGATCGGGGACGGCAACCCGATCTACCGCGACCCCGAGGCCGCCAAGGCGGCCGGCCACCCCGATGTCATCGCGCCGCCGACCTTCCCGATCGTGGTGTCGCTGGGCAACCCCGCGCTGGCCGACCCCGCGCTGGGCCTGAACTACGCGATGGTGGTGCACGGCGAGCAGCGCTTCGAGTACACCCGGCCGGTGCGCGCCGGCGACGTGCTGGTCTGCACCTCGACGATCACCGAGATCCGGTCCATCGGCAACAACGAGAAGATGGTCGTCGAGACCGAGATCGCCACGCCCGAGGGCGAGCCGGTCTGCAAGACCTACAACACGATCGTGGAGCGGGGGGCCTGA
- the rpmG gene encoding 50S ribosomal protein L33, with protein sequence MAATDVRPKITLACQECKHRNYITRKNRRNDPDRLEIKKYCPNCRTHRAHRETR encoded by the coding sequence GTGGCTGCCACCGACGTACGGCCGAAGATCACGCTGGCCTGCCAGGAGTGCAAGCACCGCAACTACATCACGCGGAAGAACCGGCGCAACGACCCGGACCGCCTGGAGATCAAGAAGTACTGCCCCAACTGCCGCACCCACCGAGCGCACCGCGAGACCCGCTAA